One stretch of Oncorhynchus tshawytscha isolate Ot180627B linkage group LG21, Otsh_v2.0, whole genome shotgun sequence DNA includes these proteins:
- the LOC112220802 gene encoding protocadherin gamma-C5-like: protein MTKRIGYRNWRWLALWWRHFILLWSTIDGQTRYTIPEELKQGSVVGNLAKDLGLGLSEIFDRKLHVASEAGKQYFNVDAGKGELVVNERIDRETLCGQSASCVLPLQVVIENPLQLHRIEVEIRDINDNSPNFLTKDRVLKMAELTAVGARFPLESAEDPDVGSNALKSYILSKDECFSVKVKDIEGGRKIPELVLEKPLDREKKAVHELLLTALDGGTPARSGTSQITVTVLDNNDNNPVFQKALYNVRINENSEKGTSLIKLEATDSDEGVNGEIEYSFGEHTLESVLSVFDVDAVTGEMFLRGELDYESAAYYRIDITAVDKGIPEMEGHCRVQVEITDVNDNAPEIVLTSKPSPVREDAPSGTVVALISARDLDSGNNGKVTLQLTKGHPFSLKSSFSDNYALVTSGVLDRESFSEYNIEITATDSGSPPLTTKKIIPVSIIDVNDNPPKFSQSSYNVYLKENGRPGSMLSSVSTSDLDFGDNAKISYSILDSKVQDVSVSSYVYMNTDNGSIYSMHSFDYEKLKVFQILVQAKDHGSPSLSSNVTVHVFILDQNDNAPAVIYPSAALGSLSHQKMPRSAKAGHLVTKVTAVDADSGHNAWISYKLVEATDTSLFSVNLYTGEVRTKRAVSEQDDSSQRLLIEIQDDGEPVQSASVTLTILVEDGLHELISDLRQKAPEPSKKSGRIALYLILSLASVSVLSLVTFAILAVKCVRNSRSSGSCCMRRDDLDGYKNPNRNLQIQLNTDGPIKYVEVLGGDMLSQSQSFRSCLSPMSEFSDFTFVKPSSTTDFKEMINILDASLPDSAWTFESQQVRSDVGL from the coding sequence ATGACAAAGAGAATTGGATACCGAAACTGGAGATGGTTGGCTCTTTGGTGGCGTCATTTCATTCTCTTGTGGAGTACAATAGACGGACAGACTCGCTACACCATTCCGGAGGAACTGAAACAGGGCTCTGTGGTAGGAAATCTAGCCAAAGATCTGGGTTTGGGACTCTCTGAGATTTTTGACCGTAAACTGCATGTCGCCTCTGAGGCTGGTAAGCAGTATTTCAATGTGGATGCGGGGAAGGGCGAGCTGGTCGTCAatgagagaatagacagagagacgtTATGCGGACAAAGCGCCAGCTGCGTTTTACCTCTGCAGGTTGTCATTGAGAACCCGTTACAGTTGCACCGTATTGAGGTGGAAATACGAGACATAAATGACAATTCTCCTAATTTCTTAACAAAAGATCGTGTTCTGAAAATGGCTGAATTGACAGCTGTAGGCGCGCGTTTTCCGTTGGAAAGTGCAGAGGACCCCGATGTGGGAAGCAATGCACTTAAATCCTACATTCTTAGTAAAGACGAATGTTTCAGTGTAAAAGTTAAAGACATTGAAGGAGGACGAAAAATCCCAGAGCTAGTGTTAGAGAAGCCACTGGACAGAGAGAAAAAAGCTGTCCATGAGCTATTATTGACGGCTCTAGATGGAGGCACTCCGGCTAGGTCTGGAACTTCACAGATCACGGTCACTGTCCTTGATAATAATGACAATAATCCCGTATTTCAGAAAGCTCTATATAATGTAAGGATTAATGAAAATAGCGAAAAGGGCACTTCCTTGATTAAGCTTGAGGCTACTGACTCAGACGAGGGTGTAAACGGGGAGATAGAATATTCATTCGGCGAGCATACACTAGAGTCAGTGTTATCTGTGTTTGATGTTGATGCAGTTACGGGGGAAATGTTTCTAAGAGGGGAATTAGATTATGAGAGTGCAGCTTATTATCGTATAGACATTACTGCTGTAGATAAAGGCATCCCAGAAATGGAGGGACACTGTCGGGTACAGGTCGAAATAACAGACGTTAATGACAATGCTCCCGAAATTGTCCTCACCTCCAAACCTAGTCCAGTGCGCGAGGACGCACCGAGTGGCACGGTAGTGGCTTTGATCAGTGCCCGTGACCTAGACTCTGGGAATAACGGTAAAGTAACGTTACAACTTACAAAAGGCCATCCTTTCAGTCTGAAATCGTCATTTTCTGATAATTATGCACTGGTCACCAGTGGTGTTTTAGACAGAGAGAGTTTCTCAGAGTATAATATTGAGATAACAGCCACTGATTCAGGTTCCCCTCCCCTGACTACCAAGAAAATTATACCAGTCAGCATCATTGATGTCAACGACAACCCCCCTAAATTCAGCCAGTCCTCATATAATGTCTATTTAAAAGAGAATGGACGACCAGGATCAATGCTCTCCTCAGTATCTACATCTGACCTGGATTTCGGGGATAATGCCAAGATCTCCTACTCCATCTTAGACTCCAAAGTGCAGGACGTTTCTGTGTCTTCCTATGTGTACATGAACACTGATAACGGCAGTATCTACAGCATGCACTCGTTTGACTATGAGAAACTAAAGGTGTTTCAGATTCTGGTGCAGGCCAAGGACCACGGctctccctctctgagcagcaACGTCACTGTCCATGTTTTTATCCTGGACCAGAACGACAATGCCCCCGCTGTTATTTACCCCTCCGCTGCCCTGGGCTCGCTCTCTCACCAGAAGATGCCCCGCTCCGCTAAAGCAGGCCACTTAGTTACTAAGGTAACGGCCGTGGACGCAGACTCGGGCCATAACGCCTGGATCTCATATAAACTGGTGGAGGCCACAGACACGTCTCTGTTCAGTGTCAATCTTTACACAGGGGAGGTGAGGACTAAACGCGCTGTGTCCGAGCAGGACGACTCCTCTCAGAGGCTGCTTATAGAGATACAGGATGACGGGGAGCCGGTCCAGTCTGCCTCGGTCACACTGACCATACTGGTAGAGGACGGGCTCCACGAACTCATCTCGGATCTCCGGCAGAAAGCGCCAGAGCCTAGCAAGAAAAGCGGGAGAATCGCCCTGTATTTGATTCTCTCTCTGGCCTCGGTGTCCGTGCTGTCTCTGGTGACTTTTGCCATCTTAGCAGTCAAGTGCGTTAGAAACAGCAGGAGCAGCGGTAGTTGCTGCATGAGACGGGACGACTTGGACGGCTACAAGAACCCCAACAGAAACCTGCAGATTCAGCTCAACACTGACGGGCCGATTAAGTACGTGGAGGTCCTGGGAGGGGACATGTTGTCTCAGAGTCAGTCCTTcaggtcctgtctctctcccatgtcagaGTTCAGTGATTTCACCTTCGTTAAGCCCAGCAGCACCACTGATTTTAAGGAGATGATCAACATCCTAGACGCGTCTTTACCCGACAGCGCCTGGACCTTTGAGAGCCAGCAGGTGAGAAGTGACGTCGGTCTATAA
- the LOC112220803 gene encoding protocadherin gamma-C5-like has product MCRGTMWNRLPVWQVLLWWHLFFLLWTTIDGQTRYTIPEELKQGSVVGNLAKDLVLGLSEIYRRKLRITSEAGKQYFSVDLGKGELVVSERIDREELCGQRVPCILPLEVVIEKPLQLHRVDIEIQDINDNSPSFLTKEKVLKIAESINPGARFPLECALDPDVAANTIRSYSINKNDHFKLNVKNHKDGSKTPELVLERSLDREKQPVHKLILTAVDGGDPVRSGTSEISIMVLDINDNAPQFERQLYEANVNENAAPGTQILRVKATDPDEGLNGEIEYVFGEQTPDSVTALFDIDSSTGVIVIKRQLNYEQTSSYKFDIVAKDKGNPEMDGHCDVEFKMIDVNDNIPEIIVTSLTTPVPEDSPIGTVIALIGAKDSDSGDNGKVRLSVSPKSPFKLNPSVSKHYTLVTNAPLDRERYSQYSIDISASDSGKPPLSSKKTIIVDVLDVNDNPPLFSQPSYTVYVKENYAPGKVLCSVSATDSDLGDNAKTSFSILDSKVQDVSVSSYVYMNSDNGSIYSMHSYDYEKLKVFQILVQAKDHGSPSLSSNATVHVFILDQNDNAPAVIYPSAALGSLSHQKMPRSAKAGHLVTKVTAVDADSGHNAWISYKLVEATDASLFSVNLYTGEVRTKRAASEQDDSSQRLLIEIQDDGVPVQSATVTLTILVEDGLHEPILDLRQKAPEPSKKSGRITLYLILSLASVSVLSLVTFVILAVKCVRNSRSSGSCCMRRDDLDGYKNPNRNLQIQLNTDGPIKYVEVLGGDMLSQSQSFRSCLSPMSEFSDFTFIKPSSTTDFKEMINVLDASLPDSAWTFESQQVRSDV; this is encoded by the coding sequence ATGTGTCGTGGAACAATGTGGAATAGACTGCCCGTGTGGCAGGTTCTGCTATGGTGGCATCTTTTCTTTCTCTTGTGGACTACAATAGACGGACAGACTCGATACACCATCCCGGAGGAACTGAAACAGGGCTCTGTGGTAGGAAATCTAGCCAAAGATCTGGTTTTGGGACTATCTGAGATTTATCGTCGTAAATTACGAATAACCTCGGAAGCTGGTAAGCAGTATTTCAGTGTGGATCTGGGGAAAGGAGAGCTGGTCGTCAGTGAAAGGATAGACAGGGAGGAACTGTGTGGACAAAGAGTTCCGTGTATTTTGCCTTTGGAGGTAGTGATTGAAAAGCCCTTGCAGCTTCACCGAGTTGATATTGAAATACAGGATATCAATGATAATTCTCCCAGCTTTCTCACCAAAGAAAAAGTATTAAAGATTGCAGAGTCAATAAACCCAGGCGCAAGATTTCCACTCGAATGCGCACTGGATCCCGATGTCGCTGCGAACACTATACGCTCATACAGCATTAACAAAAACGACCATTTCAAATTGAATGTCAAAAATCACAAGGATGGTAGCAAAACTCCAGAACTGGTCCTTGAAAGGTCTCTCGACCGGGAGAAGCAACCTGTTCATAAGCTTATTCTCACCGCTGTAGATGGGGGTGATCCAGTGCGTTCAGGAACCTCTGAGATTAGTATCATGGTACTTGATATTAATGATAACGCACCGCAGTTTGAGAGACAACTTTATGAGGCTAATGTTAACGAAAATGCTGCACCTGGCACTCAGATTTTACGAGTAAAAGCGACAGACCCGGACGAGGGATTAAATGGGGAGATAGAGTATGTATTTGGAGAACAGACGCCAGACTCAGTGACTGCATTGTTTGATATAGATTCTTCGACAGGAGTGATTGTAATAAAAAGACAACTCAACTATGAGCAGACGAGTTCATATAAATTTGACATAGTCGCTAAAGATAAAGGCAACCCGGAGATGGACGGACATTGTGATGTTGAATTTAAAATGATTGACGTCAATGACAACATCCCAGAGATAATTGTGACGTCTCTAACGACACCTGTTCCAGAAGATTCGCCTATCGGAACCGTGATAGCTTTGATAGGCGCCAAAGACTCCGACTCCGGGGACAATGGGAAGGTGCGGTTAAGCGTGTCACCAAAGTCTCCGTTCAAGTTGAACCCGTCGGTATCTAAGCATTACACCCTGGTAACTAATGCTCCTCTTGACCGCGAGCGTTACTCTCAGTATAGTATAGATATCAGTGCCAGTGATTCAGGGAAACCCCCTTTATCCAGCAAGAAAACAATCATTGTTGATGTGTTGGATGTGAATGACAATCCACCGCTATTCTCTCAGCCCTCGTACACGGTGTACGTCAAAGAGAATTACGCACCAGGGAAAGTACTGTGTTCAGTCTCCGCCACGGATTCAGACCTGGGGGACAACGCAAAAACCTCCTTCTCCATCTTAGACTCCAAAGTGCAGGACGTCTCTGTATCCTCCTATGTGTACATGAACTCTGACAACGGCAGCATCTACAGCATGCACTCATACGACTATGAGAAACTAAAGGTGTTTCAGATTCTGGTGCAGGCCAAGGATCACGGGtctccctctctgagcagcaACGCCACTGTCCACGTTTTTATCCTGGACCAGAACGACAATGCCCCCGCTGTTATTTACCCCTCCGCTGCCCTGGGCTCGCTCTCTCACCAGAAGATGCCGCGCTCCGCTAAAGCAGGCCACCTGGTTACTAAGGTAACGGCTGTGGACGCAGACTCGGGCCATAACGCCTGGATCTCATATAAACTGGTGGAGGCCACAGACGCGTCTCTGTTCAGTGTCAATCTTTACACGGGGGAGGTGAGGACTAAACGCGCTGCGTCCGAGCAGGACGACTCCTCTCAGAGGCTGCTTATAGAGATACAGGATGACGGGGTGCCGGTCCAGTCCGCCACGGTCACACTGACCATACTGGTAGAGGACGggctccacgaacccatcttggATCTCCGGCAGAAAGCTCCAGAACCCAGTAAGAAAAGCGGGAGAATCACCCTGTATTTGATTCTCTCTCTGGCCTCGGTGTCCGTGCTGTCGCTGGTGACTTTTGTCATCTTAGCAGTCAAGTGCGTTAGAAACAGCAGGAGCAGCGGTAGTTGCTGCATGAGACGTGACGACTTGGACGGCTACAAGAACCCCAACAGAAACCTGCAGATTCAGCTCAACACTGACGGACCGATTAAGTACGTGGAGGTCCTGGGAGGGGACATGTTGTCTCAGAGTCAGTCCTTCaggtcatgtctctctcccatgtcagaGTTCAGTGATTTCACTTTCATTAAGCCCAGCAGCACCACCGACTTTAAGGAGATGATCAACGTCCTAGACGCGTCTTTACCAGACAGCGCCTGGACCTTTGAGAGCCAGCAGGTGAGAAGTGACGTATGA